A DNA window from Canis lupus familiaris isolate Mischka breed German Shepherd chromosome 10, alternate assembly UU_Cfam_GSD_1.0, whole genome shotgun sequence contains the following coding sequences:
- the IL26 gene encoding interleukin-26 yields MQVNCILRSGVLFATLSLAIAKHKQSSSAKGCYPRGTLSQAVDTLYVKAAWLKATIPEDRIKNIRLLRKKTKNLFMKNCRFQEQLLSFFMEDVFGQLQLKICREIRFVEELHSLRQQLSRCISCASSAREMKTITRMKSTFYGLGNKGIYKAISELNILLSWIKQFLESIK; encoded by the exons atGCAGGTGAACTGTATTTTGAGGTCTGGGGTGCTGTTTGCCACTCTGTCTCTTGCCATTGCCAAGCACAAGCAGTCTTCCTCCGCAAAAGGTTGCTACCCAAGGGGGACACTGTCCCAAGCCGTTGACACACTGTACGTCAAGGCAGCGTGGCTCAAGGCAACAATTCCA GAAGACCGCATAAAAAATATACGattgttaagaaagaaaacaaaaaacctatttaTG AAAAACTGCAGATTCCAAGAGCAGCTTCTGTCCTTCTTCATGGAAGATGTTTTTGGTCAACTCCAGTTAAAGATCTGCAGGGAAATACGTTTTGTGGAAGAGCTTCATAGCCTCAGGCAGCAGCTGAGCCGTTGT ATTTCCTGTGCTTCCTCAGCTAGAGAGATGAAAACGATTACCAGGATGAAAAGCACGTTTTATGGG CTTGGAAACAAAGGAATCTACAAAGCCATCAGTGAACTGAATATTCTTCTTTCCTGGATTAAACAATTCCTGGAAAGCATTAAGTAA